In a single window of the Rhodamnia argentea isolate NSW1041297 chromosome 2, ASM2092103v1, whole genome shotgun sequence genome:
- the LOC115749813 gene encoding universal stress protein PHOS34: MTSNLGCVVVAVDGSEESMNALRWAIDNLKLRSPTDSPSPSSFVVLHVQSPPSIVAGLSPGAIPFGGPSDLEVPAFTAAIEAHQKRITQAILDHAMEICSDNNVNIKTEVAIGDPKEKICEVVEKLNADLLVMGSRAFGPIKRMFLGSVSNYCTNHVQCPVIIVKGKGDC, encoded by the exons ATGACGAGCAATCTGGGGTGCGTGGTCGTGGCCGTCGACGGCAGCGAGGAGAGCATGAACGCCCTCCGGTGGGCCATCGACAACCTCAAGCTCCGATCCCCCACCGATTCCCCGTCCCCCTCCTCCTTCGTCGTCCTCCACGTCCAGTCTCCGCCGTCCATCGTCGCCGGCCTCAGTCCCGGCGCCATCCCCTTTGGCGGCCCCA GTGATTTGGAGGTGCCTGCTTTCACGGCGGCGATCGAGGCGCACCAGAAGCGGATCACGCAGGCCATACTGGATCACGCCATGGAAATATGCTCTGATAACAAC GTTAACATTAAGACAGAAGTAGCGATTGGGGATCCAAAGGAAAAGATATGTGAAGTTGTGGAAAAATTGAATGCCGACTTGCTAGTGATGGGATCTCGAGCTTTTGGCCCTATCAAAAG GATGTTTTTGGGAAGCGTAAGCAACTACTGCACCAATCACGTGCAGTGCCCTGTGATCATAGTCAAGGGAAAAGGCGATTGCTGA
- the LOC115749812 gene encoding ubiquitin carboxyl-terminal hydrolase 17-like — MVVVWDLGLVQGLVLCACGLLPLIGFVIRRKWRRSVERSREIKRLLVLASEEAARAELEASVGYGAFSAPQGYQCAICYCPTTTRCARCKAVRYCSGKCQIIHWRQGHKEECRPPEPGNDYSLKATEFEEDADYGNKLGNACGDATRSTEAFVDEPTLADSNCSSSASPEKNIKVESESYLSQSSSAKFSGFSSPTASNELSDDVSIRESSNDSGSSDEDRSSNVGRSMPGTICDDPRDDAKPPSPKFASLVGSVYSYATLDESNKKPGCNDVQEQCDLKSEGIKRPSDRMVEPSVNSPNFWRGIVDPAEKQSIVSDSSLPPKLNKANLSEVSSRSHTLFSFSKFQSNDQFSPSRGFEEERFMSRDALPQNQFDKEPTLLGKVVKGGLSAGKPPSLNCERSSHIGDGDTTFVSDGAPYRQEYTSRRDATMIGVRHPIPPVNTTESDKVRDSVALPSQSGACSLKALQNIKPSTDTAGVQLKGSVLSKRYPAGDCSDTSGKYTDKGLFPYDLFVKLYTWKEVELLPCGLVNCGNSCYANAVLQCLAFTPPLMAYFLQGLHSKLCPKKEWCFMCEFESLIQKAKARTSPISPIRIVSQLQKIGTQLHNGREEDAHEFLRCAIDAMQSICLVKSVEMESGSSKEETTLMGLTFGGYLRSKIRCTKCQIKSERQERMMDLTVEIEGDIGTLEQALHRFTENETLDGENKYHCGRCKSYEKARKRLTILEAPNVLTIALKRFQSGKCGKLNKLVRFPEILNLAPYMSGTSDKSPIYRLYGVIVHLDVMNAAFSGHYVCYVKNPQNKWFKIDDSTVTPMELESILSMGAYMLLYARCSPRAPRSIRDKVFSADPKHKVVLARSSGKIAALSIKPLGRFSSDVNPNSMSSDGSTNIDSFYSKFHRLQRILEEDSSSDNSSLFSNTSDEGSCSTDGTQDSASADDLSDNIFGDPVRGWSSPWRNSSDSDTSSSSSSPLYSRHSPLANPERHASGFAETSPSQSDGLDSGLGGHEFLNSNITKWRSELEISTSSSHRSSSSSSRCRESDSGRLARLNGSYDVKNGISLRRSARERTD, encoded by the exons ATGGTCGTGGTGTGGGATCTAGGGCTTGTTCAGGGGCTGGTCCTCTGTGCTTGCGGGTTGCTTCCGCTGATCGGGTTCGTGATCCGGAGGAAGTGGCGGCGATCGGTCGAGCGGAGCCGTGAGATTAAGCGGCTGCTTGTATTGGCTTCGGAAGAGGCCGCGAGGGCTGAGCTTGAGGCCTCCGTCGGGTACGGCGCGTTCTCGGCTCCCCAGGGCTATCAGTGCGCCATCTGCTATTGCCCCACTACCACTCGATGCGCTCGCTGCAAGGCAGTTCGATACTG TTCGGGTAAGTGTCAAATCATTCACTGGAGACAAGGTCATAAGGAAGAATGCCGTCCTCCCGAGCCTGGGAATGACTATAGTCTAAAGGCCACAGAATTTGAGGAAGATGCAGATTATGGCAATAAACTTGGGAATGCATGTGGGGATGCTACAAGATCTACTGAAGCTTTTGTTGATGAACCAACATTGGCAGACAGTAACTGCTCCTCAAGCGCATCACCtgagaaaaatatcaaagttGAGTCAGAAAGTTATCTTTCTCAATCTTCAAGTGCCAAATTTTCTGGATTCTCTTCCCCCACTGCCAGTAATGAATTATCTGATGATGTTTCAATACGTGAAAGTTCAAATGATTCCGGGAGTTCAGATGAGGATAGATCATCTAATGTTGGACGGAGCATGCCTGGCACTATCTGTGATGATCCTAGAGATGATGCTAAGCCACCCTCTCCAAAATTTGCAAGTTTAGTTGGTTCGGTCTATAGCTATGCTACTTTGGATGAGTCAAATAAGAAGCCTGGCTGCAATGATGTGCAAGAACAATGTGATTTAAAAAGTGAAGGTATCAAAAGACCTAGTGATCGGATGGTTGAGCCATCTGTGAACTCTCCTAATTTTTGGCGGGGCATTGTGGATCCCGCTGAGAAGCAAAGTATTGTCTCAGATAGTTCCCTGCCGCCCAAGTTGAATAAAGCCAATTTGAGTGAAGTATCTTCTCGATCTCACACGCTCTTCTCCTTTAGTAAGTTCCAAAGTAATGACCAGTTCTCGCCTAGCAGAGGCTTCGAAGAAGAGCGCTTCATGTCTCGTGATGCTCTTCCTCAGAACCAGTTTGACAAGGAACCTACTTTGTTGGGGAAAGTGGTGAAAGGCGGTTTGAGTGCTGGCAAACCACCATCGTTGAACTGTGAGAGATCAAGTCATATAGGGGATGGTGACACCACTTTTGTTTCTGATGGAGCTCCTTACAGACAGGAATATACTTCGAGAAGAGATGCTACTATGATTGGTGTTAGGCATCCGATTCCACCTGTCAATACGACTGAAAGTGACAAAGTTCGAGACAGCGTTGCTTTACCCTCTCAGTCAGGAGCTTGTTCTTTAAAGGCTTTGCAAAATATAAAGCCATCTACTGATACTGCTGGAGTCCAATTGAAAGGATCTGTGTTGTCCAAACGGTATCCGGCAGGAGATTGCAGTGATACATCTGGAAAATACACTGACAAG GGGCTCTTTCCTTATGATCTTTTTGTCAAGCTTTATACATGGAAAGAAGTGGAATTGCTCCCATGCGGTCTTGTGAATTGTGGGAACAG TTGTTATGCTAATGCAGTGTTGCAATGCCTGGCGTTTACTCCTCCTCTCATGGCATATTTTCTTCAGGGACTTCATTCAAAACTTT GTCCAAAGAAGGAGTGGTGTTTCATGTGTGAATTCGAGAGCTTGATTCAAAAGGCCAAAGCAAGGACCTCACCAATCTCTCCAATTAGGATCGTATCCCAATTACAGAAAATTGGAACTCAGCTTCATAATGGGAGAGAGGAAGACGCTCATGAATTTTTAAG GTGCGCCATTGATGCGATGCAATCCATTTGTCTTGTGAAATCTGTGGAGATGGAGTCCGGTTCTTCAAAAGAGGAAACCACTCTGATGGGATTGACATTTGGCGGCTATCTTCGGTCAAAG ATAAGATGCACCAAGTGTCAAATAAAATCTGAGCGGCAGGAAAGAATGATGGATCTAACTGTTGAGATAGAAGGAGATATTGGAACCTTGGAACAAGCTCTTCATCGGTTTACCGAAAATGAGACTCTGGATGGAGAAAACAAGTATCACTGTGGCAG GTGCAAATCTTATGAGAAGGCCAGAAAGAGATTGACAATATTGGAGGCTCCAAATGTGCTTACTATTGCATTGAAACGGTTTCAG TCAGGAAAATGTGGAAAGCTCAACAAGTTGGTTCGTTTCCCGGAGATCCTCAACTTGGCTCCTTATATGAGTGGAACTAGTGACAAATCGCCTATATACAGACTGTATGGAGTAATAGTCCACTTGGATGTCATGAATGCTGCATTTTCTGGTCATTATGTGTGCTATGTCAAGAATCCTCAAAACAAATGGTTCAAGATCGATGACAGCACG GTAACACCAATGGAACTTGAGAGCATCCTGTCAATGGGGGCATACATGCTACTCTATGCTAg GTGCTCTCCCCGGGCCCCCAGATCGATAAGGGACAAAGTGTTCTCTGCAGACCCAAAACATAAAGTAGTACTTGCCAGAAGCAGCGGGAAAATTGCTGCATTGAGCATTAAGCCACTGGGAAGATTTTCCAGTGATGTTAACCCCAATTCAATGTCTTCAGATGGCTCAACTAACATTGACTCTTTCTATTCAAAGTTTCATCGGTTGCAAAGGATACTGGAAGAAGAttcttcaagtgacaattcTTCCCTATTCAGTAACACTTCGGATGAAGGATCTTGCAGTACGGATGGGACCCAAGATTCTGCCAGCGCAGACGACCTTTCAGATAATATATTTGGTGACCCAGTGCGAGGTTGGAGCAGCCCCTGGAGGAACTCCTCTGATTCCgacacttcatcttcttcttcgtctcccCTTTATTCAAGGCACTCACCCCTAGCCAATCCAGAAAGACATGCTTCGGGTTTTGCTGAAACGAGCCCATCTCAAAGCGACGGTTTGGATTCCGGTCTGGGAGGTCATGAATTTTTGAACTCGAACATTACTAAGTGGCGTAGTGAGTTAGAAATTAGCACTAGTAGTAGTCAtcgtagtagtagtagtagtagtag
- the LOC115749842 gene encoding aspartyl protease AED3 — protein MDLTISSLLFFALLISSAIATSPCDPPSDNSDLSVIHIYGKCSPFNPPKPESWVNTVLDMALKDPERVEYLSTLVAQKTTSVPIAPGQQTLNIGNYVVRVKIGTPGQLMVMVLDTSNDAAWVPCSGCVGCSAATFSPNTSSTYGSLDCSMPRCTQVRGFQCPTIGSGGCFFNQSYGGDSSFSATLVKDSLTLGKDVVPDYAFGCIGAVSGGSIPPQGLLGLGRGPLSLLSQTGSLYSGIFSYCLPSFKSYYFSGSLKLGPVGQPKSIRTTPLLRNPHRPSLYYVNLTGISVGRVLTPVDPKLLTFDPNTGAGTIMDSGTVITRFVEPLYNATRDEFRKQVQGPFSSLGAFDTCFTASSETTAPVITFHFPGLDWKLPLENSLIHSSSGSLACLAMAAAPSNVNSVLNVVANLQQQNTRIMYDVTNSQIGIARELCN, from the coding sequence ATGGACTTGACCATTTCTTCATTGCTCTTCTTTGCTCTTCTCATCTCAAGTGCCATAGCCACTTCTCCTTGTGATCCGCCGTCTGACAATTCGGATCTGTCGGTCATCCACATCTATGGCAAATGTTCGCCATTCAACCCTCCCAAGCCCGAGTCTTGGGTCAATACGGTCCTTGACATGGCCTTGAAAGACCCGGAACGGGTCGAGTACTTGTCAACCCTTGTAGCCCAAAAGACCACATCTGTGCCCATTGCTCCGGGCCAGCAGACCCTTAACATTGGCAACTACGTGGTCCGGGTCAAAATTGGCACTCCGGGTCAACTCATGGTTATGGTCTTAGACACGAGCAACGATGCCGCATGGGTCCCGTGCAGCGGTTGCGTTGGCTGCTCCGCCGCCACCTTCTCACCCAACACATCCTCCACTTATGGGTCGTTGGATTGCTCCATGCCCCGATGCACTCAGGTCCGTGGGTTCCAGTGCCCCACCATTGGATCCGGTGGGTGCTTCTTCAACCAATCCTATGGCGGAGACTCGTCCTTTTCGGCTACCCTCGTGAAGGATTCCCTCACTTTGGGCAAGGATGTCGTTCCCGATTATGCTTTTGGATGCATCGGTGCAGTCTCGGGCGGGTCGATTCCGCCCCAAGGGTTGTTGGGTCTGGGTCGGGGCCCCTTGTCATTGTTGTCCCAAACCGGATCGCTCTATTCTGGCATATTCTCTTACTGCCTCCCCAGTTTCAAATCTTACTACTTCTCGGGCTCTCTCAAACTTGGCCCCGTCGGCCAACCCAAGAGCATCCGGACTACTCCCCTCCTCCGTAACCCGCACCGGCCGTCCCTCTACTACGTCAACCTCACCGGCATAAGCGTGGGCAGGGTCTTGACACCCGTGGACCCGAAACTCCTCACCTTCGACCCCAACACTGGGGCGGGGACCATAATGGACTCGGGCACGGTCATAACCCGATTCGTGGAGCCCCTGTACAACGCCACACGGGATGAGTTCCGAAAGCAAGTGCAGGGGCCGTTCTCAAGCCTGGGAGCTTTCGACACGTGCTTCACAGCCTCCAGCGAGACGACGGCGCCGGTGATCACGTTCCACTTCCCGGGTTTGGATTGGAAGCTGCCGTTGGAGAACAGCTTGATACACAGCAGCTCGGGATCGCTAGCGTGCTTGGCGATGGCTGCGGCGCCCAGCAATGTGAACTCGGTGCTGAATGTCGTAGCCAATCTGCAGCAGCAGAACACGAGGATCATGTACGACGTGACGAATTCCCAAATAGGGATTGCCCGTGAGCTCTGCAACTAG
- the LOC115749845 gene encoding mitochondrial uncoupling protein 5-like codes for MGVKGFVEGGVASIVAGCSTHPLDLIKVRMQLQGESLPAPHQAAHALRPALAFHSPAISATHIRLPHAHPPPPPPPPPPRRVGLVSVGVRIVRTEGVPALFSGISATVLRQTLYSTTRMGLYDILKQKWSDPGTNSMPLIRKITAGLVAGAVGAMVGNPADVAMVRMQADGRLPVHQRRNYRSVVDAIASMSKQEGVASLWRGSSLTVNRAMVVTASQLATYDQVKEAILESGAMRDGLGTHVAASFTAGFVAAVASNPIDVIKTRVMNMKVEPGQAPPYAGALDCAMKTIRAEGPLALYKGFIPTISRQGPFTVVLFVTLEQVRKILKDF; via the coding sequence ATGGGTGTCAAGGGATTCGTCGAAGGCGGTGTCGCCTCTATTGTTGCTGGTTGCTCCACCCACCCGCTCGACCTCATCAAGGTCCGAATGCAGCTCCAGGGCGAGTCCCTCCCCGCTCCGCACCAGGCCGCCCACGCCCTCCGGCCCGCCCTCGCCTTCCATTCCCCGGCGATTTCCGCCACCCACATCCGCCTCCCCCACGCGcatccccctcctcctcctcctcccccgccGCCGCGGCGAGTGGGTCTTGTCTCCGTCGGCGTCCGCATCGTCCGGACCGAGGGCGTACCCGCGCTCTTCTCCGGCATCTCCGCCACCGTCCTCCGCCAGACCCTCTACTCCACCACCCGCATGGGGCTTTACGACATCCTCAAGCAGAAGTGGTCCGACCCGGGGACCAACAGCATGCCCCTGATCCGCAAGATCACCGCCGGTCTCGTGGCTGGAGCCGTCGGCGCGATGGTCGGCAACCCGGCCGACGTGGCCATGGTCCGGATGCAGGCGGACGGGCGGCTCCCCGTGCACCAGCGCCGGAACTACCGGAGCGTGGTGGACGCCATTGCGAGCATGTCGAAACAGGAGGGGGTGGCGAGCCTCTGGCGCGGGTCCAGCCTCACGGTAAACCGTGCCATGGTGGTCACGGCCTCCCAGCTCGCGACCTACGACCAGGTCAAGGAGGCGATCCTGGAGAGCGGGGCGATGCGGGACGGGCTCGGGACCCACGTGGCGGCGAGCTTCACGGCGGGGTTCGTGGCGGCGGTGGCGTCGAACCCAATCGACGTGATCAAGACCCGGGTGATGAACATGAAGGTGGAGCCAGGGCAGGCGCCGCCGTACGCCGGGGCGCTGGACTGCGCCATGAAGACGATCAGGGCGGAGGGGCCGCTGGCCCTGTACAAGGGGTTCATACCCACCATCTCCAGGCAGGGTCCGTTCACCGTCGTGCTGTTCGTGACCCTCGAACAAGTTCGGAAAATTCTCAAGGACTTTTGA
- the LOC115749843 gene encoding uncharacterized protein LOC115749843, whose protein sequence is MALGLAKDSQPKRPKRYKRFDVGGIGFDAYGSKYLIIKLPTSRVLMFLARALVLAFIIASFSWLKSGLKRSVDSYQAISEVDRQVYDPANLEMLPLLFQDLANEGLLKSGDSVALLSNGYEESIDTSIIPGGNKMDRISITDLERQSSIPSNMFAFAFTTDFTSSAEFIDRTLKVGGVAAMLLSKDPNVQFYVPPNYKIAYIRKFESTVLAIRKTDERKMTNSATQRRLCGFAPEQKKAALQNLEDVLLEPPRAASRRSRAYFKRTRYLPDLMGDTLESYPRRVFIDVGLPEKDGGSSSTAWFAKNYPTRNLDFEMYKIETVAEEPGSSKEVVVGAGAAADQVGMSDWLKKNVKEEEYVVMKAEAEVVEEMVKSKAIGLVDELFLECKPKGVERMSDRSRRAYWECLALYGRLRDEGVAVHQWWG, encoded by the coding sequence ATGGCCTTGGGATTGGCTAAGGATTCCCAACCGAAGCGCCCAAAAAGGTACAAACGTTTCGATGTCGGTGGCATTGGCTTCGATGCTTATGGATCTAAGTACTTGATCATCAAGCTCCCTACCTCGAGGGTCTTGATGTTTCTTGCCCGTGCACTGGTTCTAGCATTCATCATCGCATCGTTCTCTTGGTTGAAATCGGGCTTAAAGAGATCAGTTGATTCTTATCAAGCCATTTCCGAGGTCGATCGGCAAGTATACGATCCTGCCAACTTGGAGATGTTGCCATTGCTTTTCCAAGATTTAGCAAACGAAGGCTTATTGAAAAGCGGAGATAGTGTTGCCCTGTTGAGCAATGGGTACGAGGAGTCCATTGATACCTCTATTATTCCAGGCGGCAATAAGATGGATCGTATTTCCATCACCGACTTAGAGCGACAAAGTTCGATCCCGAGCAACATGTTCGCCTTCGCCTTCACAACCGATTTTACTTCTTCCGCAGAATTCATCGATCGAACCCTAAAGGTTGGCGGAGTGGCGGCGATGCTGCTAAGCAAAGACCCTAATGTGCAATTCTATGTGCCCCCGAACTACAAGATCGCCTACATTAGGAAGTTTGAATCGACCGTCCTCGCCATCAGGAAAACTGACGAGAGGAAAATGACAAACTCGGCCACGCAAAGGCGGCTATGCGGATTCGCCCCGGAGCAAAAGAAGGCGGCGCTACAGAACCTGGAAGACGTGCTCCTCGAGCCCCCACGAGCGGCCTCGAGGAGGTCCAGGGCCTACTTCAAGAGGACGAGGTACCTCCCCGACTTGATGGGGGACACCCTGGAGAGCTACCCGCGCCGCGTGTTCATCGACGTGGGGCTGCCAGAGAAGGACGGGGGCAGCAGCAGCACCGCATGGTTCGCGAAGAACTACCCAACGAGGAACCTGGACTTCGAGATGTACAAGATTGAGACCGTGGCCGAGGAACCGGGCTCGAGCAAGGAAGTTGTGGTGGGGGCGGGGGCCGCCGCGGATCAGGTGGGGATGTCGGATTGGCTGAAGAAGAacgtgaaggaggaggagtacGTGGTGATGAAGGCGGAAGCAGAGGTGGTGGAGGAGATGGTGAAGAGCAAGGCGATAGGGCTGGTGGACGAGCTGTTCTTGGAGTGCAAGCCCAAGGGTGTGGAGAGGATGAGCGACAGGAGCAGGAGGGCGTACTGGGAGTGTCTGGCTCTCTACGGAAGGCTCAGGGATGAGGGGGTTGCCGTGCACCAGTGGTGGGGCTGA